One genomic segment of Panicum virgatum strain AP13 chromosome 2N, P.virgatum_v5, whole genome shotgun sequence includes these proteins:
- the LOC120658618 gene encoding PLASMODESMATA CALLOSE-BINDING PROTEIN 3-like, which yields MKALVVAVLLLLSSTLAASQWCVCRQDAPQAALQKTIDYACGAGADCNSIHENGPCYNPNNVPAHCSWAANSYYQNNKAKGATCDFTGTATLTTSDPSSSGCSFPTSASAVGTMTPTTGGTMGGTPGTGTFTPGAGTTGTTGTGMGTGSTTGTTGTGFGLGPAGTGAGMDTAAAGLLPRAGLVAVLTMLFPAIAFA from the exons ATGAAggcgctggtggtggcggtgctgcTTCTGCtctcctccaccctcgccgcgtCAC AATGGTGCGTGTGCAGGCAGGATGCGCCGCAGGCCGCGCTGCAGAAGACCATCGACTACGCCTGCGGCGCGGGGGCGGACTGCAACTCCATCCATGAGAACGGGCCGTGCTACAACCCCAACAACGTCCCCGCGCACTGCTCCTGGGCGGCCAACAGCTACTACCAGAACAACAAGGCCAAGGGCGCCACCTGCGACTTCACCGGCACCGCCACTCTCACCACCAGCGACCCAA GTTCTTCTGGCTGCTCTTTCCCAACAAGTGCAAG CGCTGTTGGAACAATGACCCCGACTACTGGAGGCACAATGGGAGGAACCCCAGGAACAGGAACCTTCACGCCCGGTGCcggcaccaccggcaccaccgGCACTGGCATGGGAACCGGCAGTACTACTGGAACCACTGGCACTGGGTTCGGTTTAGGACCAGCAGGCACCGGCGCCGGCATGGACACTGCAGCGGCGGGCTTGCTCCCAAGGGCTGGTCTGGTCGCCGTCCTCACCATGCTCTTCCCCGCCATCGCATTCGCATGA
- the LOC120658582 gene encoding putative anthocyanidin reductase isoform X2 gives MQEEGAEKKMRSTVVCVTGGAGYIGSWLVRKLLGRGCVVHATLTNLEDDKKAGLLRALPGAAERLRLFQADMYDADTFEPAIAGCEFVFLVATPLVHDPTSTKYKNTTEATVDAARIILRQCERSGTVRRVIYTASVTAASPLREGGGGYKDFINESCWTPHAARPPLRVQQRPPGRIRVVQDAVGEGAAALQRRRVLPPGVRGGLAGVRARRRRHHPAAPLEQHPGDGGAADGPRRPPRHPNSRRAAQHLPHAARMIACLPALAAPGACFPPALRAITTPCPR, from the exons ATGCAAGAGGAGGGGGctgagaagaagatgaggagcaCGGTGGTGTGCgtcaccggcggcgccggctacATCGGGAGCTGGCTCGTCAGGAAGCTCCTAGGCAGAGGCTGCGTCGTCCACGCCACCCTGACGAACCTCG AGGACGACAAGAAGGCCGGGCTGCTGCGGGCGCtccccggcgcggcggagcggctgcGGCTGTTCCAGGCGGACATGTACGACGCCGACACCTTCGAGCCGGCCATCGCGGGGTGCGAGTTCGTCTTCCTCGTCGCCACGCCGCTGGTGCACGACCCCACCAGCACCAAG TACAAGAACACGACGGAGGCGACGGTGGACGCGGCGCGCATCATCCTGCGGCAGTGCGAGCGCTCCGGCACGGTGAGGCGCGTCATCTACACGGCCTCGGTcacggccgcctcgccgctgagggagggcggcggcgggtacaAGGACTTCATCAACGAATCCTGCTGGACGCCGCACGCCGCTCGACCTCCCCTACGGGTTCAGCAACGTCCACCTGGAC GCATACGTGTGGTCCAAGACGCTGTCGGAGAAGGAGCTGCTGCGCTACAACGACGACGAGTCCTCCCGCCGGGCGTTCGAGGTGGTCTCGCTGGTGTGcgcgctcgtcggcggcgacacCATCCAGCCGCACCTTTGGAGCAGCATCCCGGTGATGGTGGCGCCGCTGACGGGCCACGCCGCCCAC cGCGGCACCCGAATTCTCGCCGGGCTGCACAGCACCTCCCCCATGCCGCACGCATGATTGCCTGCCTTCCCGCTCTTGCCGCTCCTGGCGCCTGCTTTCCTCCTGCTCTGCGCGCCATTACTACCCCGTGCCCGCGGTAA
- the LOC120658582 gene encoding putative anthocyanidin reductase isoform X1, protein MQEEGAEKKMRSTVVCVTGGAGYIGSWLVRKLLGRGCVVHATLTNLEDDKKAGLLRALPGAAERLRLFQADMYDADTFEPAIAGCEFVFLVATPLVHDPTSTKLQGLINLHMHMVLHAQYKNTTEATVDAARIILRQCERSGTVRRVIYTASVTAASPLREGGGGYKDFINESCWTPHAARPPLRVQQRPPGRIRVVQDAVGEGAAALQRRRVLPPGVRGGLAGVRARRRRHHPAAPLEQHPGDGGAADGPRRPPQLPALHAGAAGLRAAGAHGGRLRGARLLHGLAGHGRPLPLRRRVPQHARHPRPLRRQVPRHQDTAPTGDRGGGEGAS, encoded by the exons ATGCAAGAGGAGGGGGctgagaagaagatgaggagcaCGGTGGTGTGCgtcaccggcggcgccggctacATCGGGAGCTGGCTCGTCAGGAAGCTCCTAGGCAGAGGCTGCGTCGTCCACGCCACCCTGACGAACCTCG AGGACGACAAGAAGGCCGGGCTGCTGCGGGCGCtccccggcgcggcggagcggctgcGGCTGTTCCAGGCGGACATGTACGACGCCGACACCTTCGAGCCGGCCATCGCGGGGTGCGAGTTCGTCTTCCTCGTCGCCACGCCGCTGGTGCACGACCCCACCAGCACCAAG CTGCAGGGTTTAATCAATCTGCATATGCACATGGTCTTGCATGCGCAGTACAAGAACACGACGGAGGCGACGGTGGACGCGGCGCGCATCATCCTGCGGCAGTGCGAGCGCTCCGGCACGGTGAGGCGCGTCATCTACACGGCCTCGGTcacggccgcctcgccgctgagggagggcggcggcgggtacaAGGACTTCATCAACGAATCCTGCTGGACGCCGCACGCCGCTCGACCTCCCCTACGGGTTCAGCAACGTCCACCTGGAC GCATACGTGTGGTCCAAGACGCTGTCGGAGAAGGAGCTGCTGCGCTACAACGACGACGAGTCCTCCCGCCGGGCGTTCGAGGTGGTCTCGCTGGTGTGcgcgctcgtcggcggcgacacCATCCAGCCGCACCTTTGGAGCAGCATCCCGGTGATGGTGGCGCCGCTGACGGGCCACGCCGCCCACCACAACTCCCTGCTCTTCATGCAGGCGCTGCTGGGCTCCGTGCCGCTGGCGCACATGGAGGACGTCTGCGAGGCGCACGCCTTCTGCATGGACtagccggccatggccggccgcttcctctgcgccgccgggtACCCCAACATGCGCGACATCCTCGACCGCTTCGCCGCCAGGTTCCCCGACATCAAGATACGGCTCCAACA GGTgacaggggagggggtgagggtGCGAGCTGA